From Acinetobacter sp. ASP199, the proteins below share one genomic window:
- the ilvN gene encoding acetolactate synthase small subunit has protein sequence MRHIISVLVENESGALSRLVGLFSQRGYNIETLNVAPTEDPTLSRLTLTTYGDDHKIEQITKQLNKLVEVVKVVDLSEGAHIERELMLIKVKALGSSRDEIKRTADIFRGQIVDVTPTTYTIQIAGTTEKVDAFIDALAEHTILEVVRSGVSGIARGEKVLTI, from the coding sequence ATGAGACATATCATCTCTGTACTTGTTGAAAATGAATCAGGCGCGCTTTCTCGTTTAGTGGGTTTGTTCTCACAACGTGGCTACAACATTGAAACATTAAACGTTGCGCCAACTGAAGATCCAACGCTTTCTCGTTTGACATTGACCACTTATGGCGATGATCACAAGATCGAACAAATCACTAAGCAGTTGAATAAATTAGTTGAAGTGGTAAAAGTAGTTGATCTGTCAGAAGGTGCACACATCGAGCGTGAATTAATGCTGATCAAAGTAAAAGCATTGGGTTCATCTCGTGACGAAATTAAGCGTACTGCTGATATTTTCCGTGGTCAGATTGTTGATGTAACACCAACGACTTACACGATTCAAATCGCAGGAACGACTGAAAAGGTGGATGCGTTTATTGATGCACTTGCAGAACATACTATTTTAGAAGTAGTTCGTTCAGGTGTTTCGGGTATCGCACGCGGCGAAAAAGTATTGACCATCTAA
- the ilvC gene encoding ketol-acid reductoisomerase has protein sequence MQIFYDKDCDLSIIQSKKVAIIGYGSQGHAHALNLKDSGVDVTVGLRAGSTSWKKAENSGLKVAEVPAAVAQADVVMILTPDEFQAQLYRDVIEPNIKQGATLAFAHGFSVLYNQVVPRADLDVIMVAPKAPGHTVRSEYQRGSGVPDLIAIHQDASGNARNLALSYASGVGGGRTGIIETSFREETETDLFGEQAVLCGGAVELVKMGFETLVEAGYAPEMAYFECLHELKLIVDLMFEGGIADMNYSVSNNAEYGEYVTGTEVINEQSREAMRNALKRIQSGEYAKMFIQEGALNYPSMTARRRQNAAHGIEVTGNKLRAMMPWIQANKIVDKEKN, from the coding sequence ATGCAAATTTTTTACGATAAAGACTGCGACTTATCTATCATCCAATCTAAGAAAGTAGCGATCATTGGTTACGGTTCACAAGGTCACGCGCATGCGCTTAACCTTAAAGATTCAGGCGTTGACGTAACTGTTGGTCTACGTGCTGGTTCTACTTCTTGGAAGAAAGCTGAGAATTCTGGTCTTAAAGTTGCTGAGGTTCCTGCTGCTGTTGCTCAAGCTGACGTAGTAATGATCTTGACTCCAGATGAGTTCCAAGCTCAACTTTACCGCGACGTAATCGAGCCAAACATCAAGCAAGGTGCAACTCTTGCATTTGCTCACGGTTTCTCTGTTCTTTACAACCAAGTTGTTCCACGTGCTGACTTAGACGTAATCATGGTTGCTCCAAAAGCACCTGGTCACACAGTACGTTCTGAATACCAACGTGGTTCAGGTGTTCCTGATCTTATTGCTATTCACCAAGATGCTTCTGGTAACGCTCGTAACTTAGCTCTTTCTTATGCTTCAGGCGTAGGTGGCGGCCGTACTGGTATTATCGAAACTTCATTCCGTGAAGAAACTGAAACTGACCTATTTGGTGAGCAAGCAGTTCTTTGTGGTGGTGCTGTTGAACTTGTTAAAATGGGCTTCGAAACTCTTGTTGAAGCTGGTTATGCTCCAGAAATGGCGTACTTCGAATGTCTACACGAACTTAAATTGATCGTTGACTTAATGTTCGAAGGCGGTATCGCGGACATGAACTACTCAGTATCTAACAACGCTGAATACGGCGAATATGTAACTGGTACTGAAGTAATCAACGAACAATCTCGTGAAGCGATGCGTAATGCGCTTAAACGTATTCAATCTGGCGAATACGCGAAGATGTTCATCCAAGAAGGTGCTTTAAACTACCCTTCTATGACTGCTCGTCGTCGTCAAAACGCGGCTCACGGTATCGAAGTAACTGGTAACAAGTTACGTGCGATGATGCCTTGGATTCAAGCAAACAAAATCGTTGATAAAGAGAAAAACTAA
- a CDS encoding DUF4124 domain-containing protein, translating into MKRSLFAILTSTLLLSFVSGNTMADQYYKWVDAKGVTHYTKTPPPKNAKKAGKVETYGWKNSAPTSPRSTDPVEQTENLSQGQQQQSPQAPADQDQQQREANEALQQSKNRAVAL; encoded by the coding sequence ATGAAACGCTCACTGTTTGCTATTTTAACCAGCACCCTTCTGCTCAGTTTTGTGAGTGGAAATACCATGGCAGATCAATACTATAAATGGGTCGATGCCAAAGGGGTAACGCATTACACCAAAACACCACCGCCGAAAAATGCCAAAAAAGCAGGCAAAGTGGAAACTTATGGCTGGAAAAATTCAGCACCAACATCTCCTAGAAGTACTGATCCTGTTGAACAAACCGAGAACCTTTCTCAAGGCCAGCAGCAACAATCGCCTCAAGCTCCAGCGGATCAAGACCAGCAGCAACGCGAAGCGAACGAGGCATTGCAACAATCTAAAAATCGCGCAGTCGCTTTATAA
- the leuS gene encoding leucine--tRNA ligase, whose product MTTHIDSEYQASAIEPQVQQDWESRKAFKVADTVEGPRRYILSMFPYPSGKLHMGHVRNYTIGDVISRFHRLKGETVLQPMGWDAFGLPAENAAIAHQVAPAKWTFENIAYMRDQLKKLGLSVDWDREFATCTPEYYRWEQWLFVQLYKKGLIYRKLSTVNWDPVDQTVLANEQVENGRGWRSGALVEKRDIPMYYFRITDYAQELLDDLDTLKDGWPQQVLTMQRNWIGRSQGMEITFPSANPDVYADGLTVFTTRADTLMGVTYVAVAAEHPMALKAAETNPELAAFIEECRMGSVAEADLATAEKKGMATGLFVKHPVTGEEVPVWIANYVLMSYGSGAVMAVPSHDERDFEFANKYGLTIKQVIDAKGADDADFDATQWQEWYGSKEGTLVNSGEFDGLDFQGAFDAFLAKLEPQKLANVKVQFRLRDWGVSRQRYWGCPIPMINCPSCGQVPVPEDQLPVVLPTDVVPDGSGNPLNKMPEFYETKCPSCGGDARRETDTLDTFVESSWYYARYASPDFTGGMVKPEAGQTWLPVNQYIGGVEHAILHLLYARFFHKLMRDEGVVQGNEPFTNLLTQGMVLADTYYREAESGKKTWFNPADIELEKDEKGRITSAKYKEDGQDVVVGGQEKMSKSKNNGIDPQSIIDQYGADTARVFMMFAAPPDQSLEWSDAGVEGANRFLKRVWRLATGFLEQGNNASNIDKAALSTAAQDLRRKTHETIQKVGDDIERRHAFNTAIAAMMELLNANNKFEAKDDNDVAVARESITTLLTLLAPFAPHLSQTLLAEFGIELEKVLFPAVDESALTRNTQTIVVQVNGKLRGKLEVSVDASKDDILAQAKALPEVQQFLTGPTKKEIVVPNKLVNLVV is encoded by the coding sequence ATGACTACTCACATTGACTCTGAATACCAAGCCAGTGCGATTGAGCCTCAAGTCCAACAGGATTGGGAATCTCGCAAAGCCTTTAAAGTTGCCGACACAGTAGAAGGTCCACGTCGTTATATCCTCTCGATGTTCCCTTACCCAAGTGGCAAACTGCATATGGGTCATGTGCGTAACTATACGATTGGTGACGTGATCAGCCGTTTCCACCGTTTAAAAGGTGAAACTGTACTTCAACCAATGGGTTGGGATGCGTTTGGTTTACCTGCGGAAAACGCAGCAATTGCCCATCAAGTTGCCCCTGCAAAATGGACATTTGAAAACATTGCTTACATGCGTGACCAATTGAAAAAACTTGGTTTGTCTGTAGATTGGGACCGTGAATTCGCGACGTGCACACCAGAATACTATCGCTGGGAACAATGGTTATTCGTTCAGCTTTATAAAAAAGGCTTGATCTACCGTAAACTTTCTACTGTGAACTGGGATCCAGTCGATCAAACTGTTCTTGCAAACGAACAAGTTGAAAATGGTCGCGGCTGGCGTTCAGGTGCATTGGTTGAAAAACGTGATATTCCAATGTACTACTTCCGCATCACTGACTATGCGCAAGAATTACTTGACGATTTAGACACGCTCAAAGACGGTTGGCCACAACAAGTCTTGACCATGCAACGTAACTGGATTGGTCGCTCACAGGGTATGGAAATTACCTTCCCTTCTGCGAACCCAGACGTGTATGCAGATGGTTTAACAGTATTTACCACGCGTGCTGATACGTTGATGGGCGTGACTTATGTTGCAGTTGCAGCAGAGCACCCAATGGCGCTTAAAGCGGCGGAAACAAATCCTGAACTTGCAGCATTTATTGAAGAATGCCGTATGGGTTCAGTGGCAGAAGCGGATCTTGCGACTGCTGAGAAGAAAGGCATGGCAACAGGTCTGTTTGTTAAACACCCTGTTACTGGCGAAGAAGTTCCAGTTTGGATCGCAAACTACGTCTTGATGTCTTATGGTTCAGGTGCGGTGATGGCGGTTCCATCACACGATGAACGCGACTTCGAGTTTGCCAACAAATATGGCTTAACCATCAAGCAAGTGATTGATGCCAAAGGTGCAGACGATGCGGACTTTGATGCAACTCAATGGCAAGAATGGTACGGCTCGAAAGAAGGCACACTGGTAAATTCAGGTGAATTTGACGGTTTAGATTTCCAAGGTGCATTTGATGCCTTCCTTGCAAAATTAGAGCCTCAAAAGCTTGCCAACGTAAAAGTTCAATTCCGTCTACGTGACTGGGGTGTTTCTCGTCAGCGTTATTGGGGTTGTCCAATTCCAATGATTAACTGTCCATCATGTGGTCAAGTGCCAGTGCCTGAAGATCAACTTCCTGTGGTTCTTCCGACTGACGTTGTTCCAGATGGTTCAGGTAACCCACTGAATAAAATGCCTGAGTTCTATGAAACTAAGTGCCCAAGCTGTGGTGGCGACGCTCGTCGTGAAACAGATACGCTAGATACATTCGTAGAATCATCTTGGTATTATGCACGTTATGCATCTCCAGACTTTACTGGCGGCATGGTAAAACCTGAAGCGGGTCAAACCTGGCTTCCAGTGAACCAATACATCGGTGGTGTTGAACACGCGATTCTGCATTTACTTTATGCGCGCTTCTTCCATAAATTGATGCGTGATGAAGGCGTAGTTCAAGGTAACGAACCATTCACCAACTTGTTAACACAAGGTATGGTATTGGCTGATACGTATTACCGTGAAGCGGAATCAGGTAAGAAAACGTGGTTCAACCCTGCTGACATCGAACTTGAGAAAGATGAAAAAGGTCGTATCACTTCTGCGAAATACAAAGAAGATGGCCAAGACGTTGTCGTTGGCGGTCAAGAAAAAATGTCGAAGTCGAAAAACAATGGTATCGACCCACAATCAATCATTGACCAATACGGTGCAGATACTGCACGTGTGTTCATGATGTTTGCTGCGCCACCAGATCAGTCACTTGAGTGGTCGGATGCAGGTGTTGAAGGTGCGAACCGCTTCTTGAAACGTGTATGGCGTTTGGCAACTGGTTTCCTTGAACAAGGCAACAACGCGTCTAACATTGACAAAGCTGCGCTATCTACTGCTGCGCAAGACTTACGTCGTAAAACACACGAAACCATCCAAAAAGTGGGTGATGACATCGAACGTCGTCATGCATTCAACACTGCCATTGCTGCGATGATGGAACTTCTCAACGCGAATAACAAGTTTGAAGCGAAAGATGACAATGACGTGGCTGTTGCACGTGAATCTATCACTACGCTGTTAACTTTACTTGCACCATTTGCACCACACTTAAGCCAAACGTTATTGGCTGAGTTCGGCATCGAATTGGAAAAAGTATTGTTCCCTGCTGTTGATGAGTCTGCACTTACACGTAATACGCAAACCATCGTGGTTCAAGTGAACGGTAAACTTCGTGGCAAACTTGAAGTGTCTGTAGATGCGTCTAAAGATGACATCTTGGCGCAAGCAAAAGCATTACCTGAAGTTCAACAATTCTTGACAGGTCCAACCAAGAAAGAAATTGTTGTACCAAATAAATTAGTGAACTTGGTGGTTTAA
- a CDS encoding acetolactate synthase 3 large subunit: MELLSGGEMLVRALADEGVEHVFGYPGGAVLHIYDALFQQDRINHYLVRHEQAAGHMADAYSRVTGKTGVVLVTSGPGATNTVTPIATAYMDSIPMVILSGQVASHLIGEDAFQETDMVGISRPIVKHSFQVRHASEIPAIIKKAFYIASSGRPGPVVVDIPKDATNPAEKFAYEYPEKVKMRSYQPPYRGHSGQIRKAIEELINAKRPVIYSGGGVVQGNASAQLTEIAHILGYPVTNTLMGLGAFPGDDEQFLGMLGMHGTYEANMAMHNADLIFCVGARFDDRVTNNPAKFCPNAKVIHIDIDPATISKTIMAHIPIVGAVEPVLNEMLSQLKQMNVSKPNPEVIADWWKQIDEWRQVNCLKYETPTDGSMKPQQVVRALDKITNGEAIITSDVGQHQMFGALHYRYKRPRQWINSGGLGTMGVGLPYAMAAKLAFPDQQVVCITGEASIQMCIQELSTCKQYGLNVKILCLNNRALGMVKQWQDMNYEGRHSSSYVESLPDFAKLMEAYGHVGIQIDHADELESKLAEAMAINDKCVFINVMVDRTEHVYPMLVAGQSMQDMWLAKGERTA, translated from the coding sequence TTGGAACTTCTATCTGGTGGTGAAATGCTTGTTCGCGCATTAGCGGACGAAGGCGTTGAACATGTTTTTGGATATCCAGGCGGCGCAGTTCTTCATATTTATGATGCGCTATTTCAACAAGACAGAATTAATCATTACCTCGTACGTCACGAACAAGCTGCCGGCCACATGGCAGATGCTTACTCGCGCGTAACCGGTAAAACAGGTGTTGTACTTGTCACATCAGGCCCGGGCGCAACCAATACGGTAACTCCAATTGCAACAGCCTATATGGACTCAATCCCAATGGTGATTTTGTCTGGTCAGGTTGCGAGTCATCTGATTGGTGAAGATGCATTCCAGGAAACCGATATGGTGGGGATCTCTCGCCCAATCGTGAAGCATAGCTTCCAAGTGCGTCATGCAAGCGAAATTCCTGCAATCATCAAAAAAGCATTCTATATCGCGTCTTCTGGTCGTCCAGGTCCAGTTGTTGTTGATATTCCAAAAGATGCAACCAATCCTGCAGAAAAATTTGCATACGAATATCCTGAAAAAGTGAAGATGCGTTCTTACCAACCACCTTACCGGGGTCATTCAGGTCAAATTCGTAAAGCGATTGAAGAATTGATCAACGCGAAACGCCCAGTGATTTACTCTGGCGGTGGTGTGGTTCAAGGCAATGCTTCAGCTCAATTGACTGAAATTGCGCACATCCTTGGTTATCCAGTAACCAATACCTTAATGGGTCTTGGCGCATTCCCTGGTGATGATGAGCAGTTCCTGGGCATGTTGGGTATGCATGGTACTTACGAAGCCAATATGGCAATGCACAATGCAGACTTGATCTTCTGTGTTGGCGCACGTTTCGATGACCGTGTAACCAATAATCCGGCAAAATTCTGTCCAAACGCAAAAGTGATTCATATTGATATCGACCCAGCGACGATTTCAAAAACGATCATGGCACACATTCCAATCGTAGGTGCAGTTGAACCTGTATTGAACGAAATGTTGAGCCAATTGAAGCAAATGAATGTGTCTAAGCCAAATCCTGAAGTGATTGCAGATTGGTGGAAACAGATTGATGAATGGCGCCAAGTGAATTGCTTGAAATATGAAACACCAACTGACGGTTCAATGAAACCGCAGCAAGTGGTTCGTGCTTTAGACAAAATCACCAATGGCGAAGCGATCATTACCTCTGACGTAGGTCAGCATCAAATGTTTGGTGCATTGCACTATCGCTACAAGCGTCCTCGTCAATGGATCAACTCGGGTGGTCTAGGCACCATGGGCGTGGGCTTGCCATACGCAATGGCAGCGAAGCTTGCATTCCCAGATCAGCAAGTGGTGTGTATTACCGGTGAAGCATCAATTCAGATGTGTATCCAAGAGCTTTCTACATGTAAGCAATACGGCTTGAACGTGAAAATCTTGTGCTTGAATAACCGTGCCTTAGGTATGGTGAAACAATGGCAAGACATGAACTACGAAGGTCGTCATTCGAGCTCTTATGTAGAGTCATTGCCTGACTTTGCCAAGTTAATGGAAGCATACGGTCACGTGGGCATTCAGATTGACCATGCAGATGAGCTTGAGTCTAAGCTTGCTGAAGCAATGGCAATCAATGACAAGTGTGTATTCATTAACGTCATGGTAGACCGCACTGAGCACGTTTATCCGATGTTGGTTGCAGGTCAATCAATGCAAGATATGTGGTTAGCGAAAGGGGAGCGCACAGCATGA